DNA from Brassica napus cultivar Da-Ae chromosome C4, Da-Ae, whole genome shotgun sequence:
tgaccatctctgcaaccttcgtacaatggttgctttccagcatccaacatatcataaaatctcctagcttctgcattgggtaaatcttcccctctaaaatgatcatttaccatctgctcagtacctacaccataatctacatccgttctaattggttcttctaatctaaccgctggctgaggttcactagtactaccatgttcataatcagtttccccatgatgataccaaattttgtaacttcgtgtaaacccactcaaatatagatgagtccaaacatcccactctttaataacctttctatttttacaattagagcaaggacatcttaacatacctgtttttgcttccggttgtcggtgaactaaccccatgaattcagttatacctcgttggtattcttccgtaagcaatctcgtgttcggatccaaatgaggtcgatcgatccaagaacgaaaataatttgaagaagacatattttttatgaatcaaattcgtgtgtaaatagagtaagagggaggatgaagatatgaagtgaatgaagaggaagaggagtgcttgtatttatagtttaaatcctgccgacataccgaggaaattccgacggaattccgacggacaaaactagttcgtcggaatttcctcggaattttgtaaaatcccccaacggctctccaacggctataatatttcctcggaattcatcggttttttccgaggaacagagttttcctcggaatttcctcggaatattccgacggactgtagtttcctcggaattccgtcggtatattccgaggatttcattttccgtcggaatgtccgtcagaatatcgctgttttcttgtagtgatttgaCCGTCATGGAGTTCCTCAAGATATCAGAGCTGATCCTCAGGGGTTTAAATTTGATCGAGAAATATGAATTAAATGATAAATCAAagtgtgttaaaaaaaaatgataaatcaaTTAAATGCATGTAATGTAAAGGTTAATATAATGGAAATTTAGACGAgataaaataactaatattgCAAAAGAGATTTAAGTTGATTATTCTCCAACAGAGATGAAAGTTTGTGTTCATCCAATCTACTTACTATAAATGGATATATACATTAACTTTTGCTGAATCGCTTATGACAGGTATCTAACTGCTCCACTTCATGATTCACCAAAGTTTCTTTTTCCAGACTCAATTGATTACATCTCCTTAATGTAGCAACTAATTAGAACCTTACGTAATTGATTGCAGTTTGTTAGTAAAAATGAGTGTGTATAATCTGATGATATATTGAAAGTGATTGtgattaatgaaaaaatatcaGAAACTTATCACGTCACTCAACTTACCAATCGTTAATTAAACCAATGTCTTGAACAACATTTCGAAATGAATTCATACATTtagtaataataaatttaattaagtcTTGTTACtaaatgtgtttcaaaaaaaaaaaagtcttgttACTAAATACCTATTACttaacatttaattaatttgttaatTTGTCAAGAAAAAGGTAACGGATGATAGCTACTACCAATTATCAATATCTCtttggttaaaatatttttcttttgcttttgcttttgtttttttggttaatgaTAAACCACCAGTCCAACAATAATATGCAAATCGACATATTAAATTAGCCTTTTTGATGTATTATAATCATTGGTCCGTAACAGAAATATGcaaatatcaatatattattCATCGAGCATACAACGTCCATGCATCCCCAGATACCAACTGTTATAAGAAATTCATGCAACATACACATATAAATAGATATAGGTGCCACTTTATTTAGACGGTCCTATATGTAGATGAACCTTTCGATTTATAACATTTATTTACGAAGCTTAACTCTATGCAGCCATAATAGTCTCACGGATATGATCGGCTGCTATGAGAAAGAAGTCTGCTTGTTCCTTGCTATAATCAAACTTCTCGACCTTGATGGTCCATTTCACGCGGCTACGGCTGTTATCATCTTTCTTAGGAGTAATAGTGATGGTTACTTCCATACTCTGGAAAATACTTCCGTCTTCGTAAGAATCCGACAAGAAAGGAGCGCTGATGAAACTCACCGTAAATCTCTTATTTTTCCTATTCACACCACCCACCGTCACGTCATCTTTTGGTGAACATAGAAAAAAGCTAGGGTGTGAATCTATAAATATGAAGTAAATGAATTAGTAGAAAAGTTTACCATCATCTTCTTTAAATGCTTTGACTTTACGTTTGAAGTATTCTTCCGCCGGATACCCAGCGTCAAAGGAGTTGTACTTAAAATTATCATCACTTCTGTTATTATTGGTATCGCTTATATCGATGTACGTGAGTAGAGATTCGACGATCTCAGTTTTTCTGATGTGATTTTTAATCTTGTCGAACTCGAAGGTGTACTCCAAGCAGCTTTTTGTAATGTCTTCCTCCCTAGGAATGACGGTGATTCTTGCTTTGACCGTTTTGTAGCCTTCTGAAATTAGGGTCCCAAGTATGCTCATGGTAACTGTTCTCTTCGCAACGTCATCATCCGACACGATTTCGAACCTCAATTCCTCTACATTCAAACATATCAATTAATTGATGACCAaggaaatataaaatgaaagttGGAAGAGTTAAACATTTACCGGCAGCATAAAAGAATGAAACATGGCTTTTCTTTCTGATAAAATATTTGATGAACAAACTGCAAGGTAGCCTCAACAACTTGTGGACTACACCACCCAACAGGAGGTTCTCTTGGCAAATAAACAAACTGCTCAAGCTAAGTCCCTTGATCTATCAGTGTATAAAAATGCGAGTCTCAAATGGTCTTACTTGTCGGTTTTGGACGGATAATTGGTCCTTGCTAGGCAGCATAAGACAGTTTCTTCAACTTGGCGCATCATCATCACTTGGGATTCCGGAGCTGGCAACTCTCGCTTCCCTTCAAATTAATGGTGCTTGGCAACTTCCTCCAGCGCGATCTGAGGCTCAAGTACAGATTCATGCGGTGCTCACAATGATCAATCTGAATGATGGTGAGGACCATTATGAGTGGGAAATAGATGGGCAAAAAACAGAAAGATACTCTATTGGGCAAGTATATGATCACCTCAGAACTCAACTACCTCATGTTCAGTGGCATCAGACAGTATGGAACAAGAGTGGGATCCCTAGGCATAGCTTCCTATCGTGGTTGTTTGTGTTGAATAGATGTCCCACCCGAGACAGAATAATTAGTTGGGGCCTAGCGACATCACCGTTGTGCTTGCTTTGCAACTTGGAACCTGAAAGTCGCAaccacctttttttttattgttcgtACACCTGGGGAATCGGGAGTTTACTGATAAGGAGATGTGGCTTACAACCAGAACGAATATGGAGCAGAGTTTTGGAACAACTTCATGGTCTCAATCCTCGATCACCAATTGGTAAGCTATCTCTTATCTGTTGGCAAGCATGCTTGTACTGGTCATGGACTGAACGGAACACAAGACTTCACAGACAGACCTTCACCTCCTCTCAGTCTCTAACCCGTCGAATCGATAGGCAAATCAAAGACAAGATCCTCTCTTTCCGCTCGGCCAATCCTGCTTCATCCTCCATTATGATGCAGCAATGGCTCAGATGATACAACTCCTCAATCGCAAGGATCACCACCAACCATTGCGTAATCTCAATGTTCGCATTCTCTTCCAATTACGAACTTCCTCACGAGACTCTTCGTTACTTCCAATGTTCATTTGGGCCTTTAGGGACTAGTTAAAATTCTTGATTCGGGTAGAACTATGTTGGGCTGGACTCATGAACAAACTGAAGTCgtaaacttttcttttcttttgtttttaatatgaaaaatcagttgcaaaaaaaaaaaatatttgatgaaTTCTTCTGCCGGAGAAACTAAGTAACGCTTCCCAGATTTGTGCGTTAACATTCTctctttcttaagaaaaaattatcaAGTATATGTTTTGTGGGTTTGATTACAGCCCTCTCTCGATGAATATGTGTTTATATAGAGAGCGTTCTATGCAAATTGCttcaactaattttatttactaaCTTTTTGTACCTAACATACACGGTCAATCCACCATTCTCAACGAATATGTGGTTATGCATAGATAATTATGaacaattacattaattaattttaagtaATCTTTACCCATCTAACTTTTTCatcctgtatatgtattttttctAAACTTAGCAAGAAGTTAAgcatttaatttgttttaccCATTAAAATAACAACTTAAATTTAAAGTTAcccatttaaatttaattaagtcTCGTtactaattaaatatctattacttaacttttaatttatttgttaatttgtCAAGAAACAAATTACGGATGGTGGCTATACTACCCAGTTATCAATGTCTCTTCGGTTAAAAACTGTATATAATTTAGTTTGCCATTATATGGAACTTGCTTGTTGTATATGCATTTCAACTTTTTCTGATGTATCTAAGATTCTCGattcttttacttttggttttgttttttggtcAATGATAAACCACCAGTCCAACAATAATATGCAtatctatatattaaattaGCTTTTTTGATATCTTTCACCCGAGTACGAGCTTACTGTTCGCTATCTTTTTTTGTGTTCGTGttttagataaaattaaaaacaacgcCAATAGTCGGAGTCGAAAAAACGACCTTTGGATTGAAAGATAAACGCTAATCGACGGCGGTATGCAGTAAATTTGTTAGACAAGCTAACCTATAACTATTATAATCATCCTCCggagcttcttcgtcttcttcctctac
Protein-coding regions in this window:
- the BNAC04G35470D gene encoding uncharacterized protein BNAC04G35470D isoform X1 yields the protein MMMRQVEETVLCCLARTNYPSKTDNLFICQENLLLGGVVHKLLRLPCSLFIKYFIRKKSHVSFFYAAEELRFEIVSDDDVAKRTVTMSILGTLISEGYKTVKARITVIPREEDITKSCLEYTFEFDKIKNHIRKTEIVESLLTYIDISDTNNNRSDDNFKYNSFDAGYPAEEYFKRKVKAFKEDDDDVTVGGVNRKNKRFTVSFISAPFLSDSYEDGSIFQSMEVTITITPKKDDNSRSRVKWTIKVEKFDYSKEQADFFLIAADHIRETIMAA
- the BNAC04G35470D gene encoding uncharacterized protein BNAC04G35470D isoform X2 is translated as MLTHKSGKRYLVSPAEEFIKYFIRKKSHVSFFYAAEELRFEIVSDDDVAKRTVTMSILGTLISEGYKTVKARITVIPREEDITKSCLEYTFEFDKIKNHIRKTEIVESLLTYIDISDTNNNRSDDNFKYNSFDAGYPAEEYFKRKVKAFKEDDDDVTVGGVNRKNKRFTVSFISAPFLSDSYEDGSIFQSMEVTITITPKKDDNSRSRVKWTIKVEKFDYSKEQADFFLIAADHIRETIMAA